A genomic stretch from Actinomadura rubteroloni includes:
- a CDS encoding LysR family transcriptional regulator, which yields MTLDDLRVFIAVYETGNLSTVARDLDRTQSAVSQHVRRLERETGLPLLERRPRGVVPTEAGRVLYEAALGGIAALDAGLARLAELRDGGGAVRITTGGVTVRHFMADGIAEFRRRRPRTSLEFHAAHSTQRCVELLRGGRVDLAWITLGEPLPGIEHRPVVDLPWVLAVHASDPLASREAILPDDLAGIRYIAQPDDSTSRRRLEEEFVRLGCGRPEPVGVADWDTAALLAELGVGHAVLPALPRLAAGTPLVTVPIPSLAPISVGWAARQWTALSPPAAEFAALVTP from the coding sequence GTGACTCTGGACGACCTTCGGGTTTTCATCGCCGTCTACGAGACCGGGAACCTCAGCACCGTCGCCCGCGACCTGGACCGGACGCAGTCCGCCGTGAGCCAGCACGTGCGGCGGCTGGAACGCGAGACGGGCCTGCCGCTGCTCGAACGGCGTCCGCGCGGCGTCGTGCCGACCGAGGCCGGACGCGTCCTCTACGAGGCGGCGCTCGGCGGCATCGCGGCGCTCGACGCGGGCCTCGCCCGGCTCGCCGAACTGCGCGACGGCGGCGGCGCGGTGCGCATCACGACGGGCGGCGTGACCGTCCGGCACTTCATGGCGGACGGCATCGCCGAGTTCCGCCGCCGACGCCCCCGGACGTCCCTGGAGTTCCACGCGGCGCACTCCACGCAGCGCTGCGTGGAACTCCTGCGCGGCGGACGCGTCGACCTCGCGTGGATCACGCTCGGCGAACCGCTGCCGGGCATCGAGCATCGCCCCGTGGTGGACCTGCCGTGGGTTCTGGCCGTCCACGCGTCCGACCCGCTGGCGTCCCGGGAGGCGATCCTCCCCGACGATCTGGCCGGCATCCGGTACATCGCACAGCCGGACGACTCGACGTCGCGGCGGCGGCTGGAAGAGGAGTTCGTCCGGCTCGGCTGCGGCCGTCCCGAACCGGTCGGCGTCGCGGACTGGGACACGGCGGCCCTCCTCGCCGAACTCGGCGTCGGCCACGCGGTGCTGCCCGCGCTCCCCCGCCTGGCCGCCGGCACGCCGCTCGTAACGGTCCCGATTCCGTCCCTCGCACCGATCAGCGTCGGCTGGGCCGCCCGCCAATGGACGGCCCTGAGCCCCCCGGCCGCCGAATTCGCCGCCCTCGTCACCCCCTGA
- a CDS encoding DUF6817 domain-containing protein: MTEQAARALLAERGAGTVPHPGGTLAAHLDRVHATLTAWGARPELRLAGLCHAFYGTDGFPRALGRRDELAPVIGPDAEALVYFYASCDRAFSYPRLVDGGTFRDRFTGAVSVPDTAARRDFAELTVANELDVLRHADFDGAELLALFAAWTPLLGEDARRAVSRAAW; the protein is encoded by the coding sequence ATGACCGAGCAGGCCGCCCGCGCGCTGCTGGCCGAGCGCGGAGCCGGGACGGTCCCGCATCCGGGCGGGACGCTCGCGGCGCATCTGGACCGCGTCCACGCGACGCTCACCGCGTGGGGCGCGCGGCCCGAACTGCGCCTCGCCGGGCTCTGCCACGCGTTCTACGGCACGGACGGCTTCCCCCGCGCGCTGGGCCGCCGCGACGAGCTGGCCCCGGTGATCGGCCCGGACGCCGAGGCGCTCGTCTACTTCTACGCGAGTTGCGACCGCGCGTTCTCCTACCCGAGGCTCGTGGACGGCGGGACGTTCCGTGACCGTTTCACCGGCGCGGTGTCGGTCCCGGACACGGCGGCGCGGCGGGACTTCGCGGAACTGACCGTCGCGAACGAACTGGACGTCCTGCGCCACGCGGACTTCGACGGCGCGGAGCTGCTGGCCCTGTTCGCCGCCTGGACGCCGTTGCTCGGCGAGGACGCGCGGCGCGCCGTCAGCCGAGCAGCATGGTGA
- a CDS encoding WXG100-like domain-containing protein, whose protein sequence is MGLQLPGELISLLGYNWPEADETKLFQLGSTWREFSGTVGSVSADIESAAQRVPAANEGDDIEAFQKAWAAEDSPAAVLKDASMGATAVGAAFGASLAEIPIFKEITGMIIDELINQAITMLLG, encoded by the coding sequence GTGGGCCTCCAGCTCCCGGGCGAGCTGATCAGCCTGCTCGGCTACAACTGGCCGGAGGCGGACGAGACGAAGCTGTTCCAGCTCGGCTCGACCTGGAGGGAGTTCTCCGGGACGGTCGGCTCGGTGTCCGCGGACATCGAGTCGGCCGCCCAGCGGGTGCCCGCGGCCAACGAGGGCGACGACATCGAGGCGTTCCAGAAGGCGTGGGCCGCGGAGGACTCCCCCGCCGCCGTCCTGAAGGACGCCTCGATGGGCGCGACGGCGGTCGGCGCGGCGTTCGGTGCCTCGCTCGCGGAGATCCCGATCTTCAAGGAGATCACTGGGATGATCATCGACGAGCTGATCAACCAGGCGATCACCATGCTGCTCGGCTGA
- a CDS encoding MinD/ParA family ATP-binding protein, with protein MSDSSWQQAVLGELGVARRGLQALNTASAAAPGSDWGADSAPRAVAEPEPIPVTPDPLPAPVPAPPPSFTPVPEPAAPPSFAAPPAPPSFETPAPSSDAPAAASPTPAAPPVPPSFETPAAAAPAPPSFDAPVADAPAAPGAQPPGPPSFDAPAGEAPTPFAPGAEPPGPSFRTPAGETPSPPAPAPGAVPPGPPSFDAPTGAPGSPLFDAPPAPPSFDAPGAAPSGPPFDAAGPSGFAQAPGATGGEPVNAFAQPPAEPAQPVVINPYGDGAGGLQRDPFGDTPEPPAEPGPASAPQPAVPPLYNPDFDPEMAVAPTVGGAPGAPPPDAGSDEPESPVPSAPRQAPAQPQQQHGGVPMADDLVRKNQHGDPLMRRFGRAARKAVGATGPQDPATQAEIAALLQRAVPSYRQIAVASVRGGAGKTSMAALLATELARHRADRVIAMDADAELGSLPLRLGVRPEQSLFDLAARQPRTFDEAAQFLARTEAGLWVLSSTRGGRIAGEFTIETFQAALAAISRYFAAAVVDCGAGILTELHRGILGQTHGLVLVTPATADGALSARGALEWFAGNGQQALLSRTVIAMVTHAPQVGADLERAREMLAAWGLPIVLVPYDRHLAAGGSLDMTKIGEATRPAAGLIASEAFARALGGVGVVR; from the coding sequence GTGTCCGATTCGAGCTGGCAGCAGGCCGTCCTCGGGGAACTCGGCGTGGCCCGCCGGGGACTCCAGGCCCTGAACACCGCGTCGGCGGCGGCACCGGGCTCGGACTGGGGCGCCGACTCCGCGCCCCGCGCGGTCGCCGAACCCGAGCCGATCCCGGTCACCCCCGACCCGCTGCCCGCACCGGTGCCCGCCCCGCCGCCGTCGTTCACCCCCGTCCCGGAACCGGCCGCGCCCCCTTCTTTCGCCGCCCCGCCCGCACCGCCGTCCTTCGAGACGCCCGCGCCGTCGTCCGACGCGCCCGCCGCCGCGTCGCCCACGCCCGCCGCGCCACCGGTTCCGCCGTCGTTCGAGACGCCCGCCGCCGCTGCACCCGCGCCGCCGTCCTTCGACGCGCCCGTCGCGGACGCGCCTGCGGCACCCGGCGCCCAGCCGCCCGGCCCGCCGTCGTTCGACGCGCCTGCGGGGGAAGCGCCCACGCCCTTCGCGCCCGGCGCCGAGCCGCCGGGTCCGTCGTTCAGGACGCCCGCCGGGGAGACGCCCTCGCCTCCGGCGCCCGCGCCCGGCGCCGTGCCGCCCGGCCCGCCGTCTTTCGACGCTCCCACCGGGGCGCCCGGCTCGCCGCTGTTCGACGCGCCTCCCGCCCCGCCTTCGTTCGATGCGCCCGGTGCCGCGCCGTCCGGGCCGCCGTTCGACGCGGCCGGGCCGTCGGGGTTCGCGCAGGCGCCCGGTGCGACGGGCGGGGAGCCGGTGAACGCGTTCGCGCAGCCGCCGGCCGAGCCCGCCCAGCCGGTCGTCATCAACCCGTACGGCGACGGCGCGGGTGGGCTGCAGCGCGACCCGTTCGGCGACACGCCGGAGCCGCCGGCCGAGCCCGGCCCCGCGTCCGCGCCGCAGCCCGCCGTCCCGCCGCTCTACAACCCCGACTTCGACCCGGAGATGGCCGTCGCGCCGACCGTGGGCGGCGCTCCGGGGGCGCCGCCGCCCGACGCCGGGTCGGACGAGCCGGAGAGCCCGGTCCCGTCGGCTCCCCGGCAGGCGCCGGCGCAGCCGCAACAGCAGCACGGCGGCGTGCCGATGGCGGACGACCTCGTCCGCAAGAACCAGCACGGCGACCCGCTGATGCGCCGCTTCGGAAGGGCCGCGCGCAAGGCCGTCGGCGCGACGGGCCCGCAGGACCCGGCGACGCAGGCGGAGATCGCCGCGCTGCTGCAGCGGGCCGTCCCGAGCTACCGGCAGATCGCGGTGGCGAGCGTGCGCGGCGGCGCGGGCAAGACGAGCATGGCCGCGCTCCTGGCGACCGAGCTGGCCCGGCACCGCGCCGACCGCGTGATCGCGATGGACGCCGACGCCGAGCTGGGTTCGCTGCCGCTGCGCCTCGGCGTGCGTCCCGAGCAGTCGCTGTTCGACCTCGCGGCGCGTCAGCCGCGCACGTTCGACGAGGCGGCGCAGTTCCTCGCGCGGACGGAGGCGGGCCTGTGGGTCCTGTCGTCCACGCGCGGCGGGCGCATCGCGGGCGAGTTCACGATCGAGACGTTCCAGGCGGCGCTCGCGGCGATCAGCCGGTACTTCGCCGCCGCCGTCGTGGACTGCGGCGCGGGCATCCTCACCGAGCTGCACCGGGGGATCCTCGGGCAGACGCACGGGCTCGTCCTGGTGACGCCCGCGACGGCCGACGGCGCGCTGAGCGCCCGGGGCGCGCTGGAGTGGTTCGCCGGGAACGGGCAGCAGGCGCTGCTGTCCCGGACGGTCATCGCGATGGTCACGCACGCCCCGCAGGTCGGCGCGGACCTGGAGCGCGCGCGGGAGATGCTGGCGGCGTGGGGGCTGCCGATCGTGCTCGTCCCCTACGACCGGCATCTGGCCGCGGGGGGATCGCTCGACATGACCAAGATCGGGGAGGCGACCCGGCCGGCGGCCGGGCTCATCGCCTCCGAGGCGTTCGCGCGGGCCCTCGGCGGCGTGGGGGTGGTCCGGTGA
- a CDS encoding DUF6177 family protein, with product MSTVDALTEQAMVVLQDRPLVALSAWIGGALRDCEESGRTLQLVTPLESRLSLPLRTVTAGAGAQWVVRNGDGYYEGLSGRPLQWSGTTFVPVPDARDYAPGFTTRPTAPIGVQLGLAYRVRHPAEGLLGGAVDRLLQLLTGKWPAGWGPAEPLEHPWQPDRLTEYARGRSTARIIVGGDGPRPAQAVCEFATVDGGAVEESTTVTVGYAPQDPPPLQHLGSLVAAMAADQPLTSLFAQLTPGRADLTVEPRWTGAAAPVAMAVAGNVTGPAGVPAQQAGPARAPMTLFTLGDGRSPDGWQRHRALVRHLGH from the coding sequence ATGAGCACTGTGGACGCACTCACCGAACAGGCGATGGTCGTGCTCCAGGACCGTCCCCTGGTGGCGCTGAGCGCCTGGATCGGCGGCGCCCTGCGCGACTGCGAGGAGTCGGGGCGCACGCTGCAGCTCGTCACGCCCCTGGAGTCGCGGTTGTCGCTGCCGCTGCGGACGGTCACGGCGGGTGCGGGCGCGCAGTGGGTCGTACGGAACGGCGACGGTTATTACGAAGGCCTGTCGGGGCGGCCGTTGCAGTGGTCGGGGACGACGTTCGTGCCCGTCCCGGACGCCCGCGATTATGCGCCGGGGTTCACGACCCGTCCGACGGCGCCGATCGGGGTGCAGCTCGGGCTCGCCTACCGCGTCCGGCACCCCGCCGAGGGGCTGCTCGGCGGCGCGGTCGACCGGCTGCTGCAACTGCTCACCGGCAAGTGGCCGGCGGGCTGGGGCCCGGCCGAGCCGCTGGAGCATCCGTGGCAGCCCGACCGGCTCACCGAGTACGCGCGGGGACGCTCCACCGCGCGCATCATCGTCGGCGGGGACGGGCCGCGTCCCGCGCAGGCCGTCTGCGAGTTCGCCACCGTGGACGGCGGCGCGGTCGAGGAGTCCACGACCGTCACCGTCGGGTACGCCCCGCAGGATCCGCCGCCGCTCCAGCACCTCGGCTCGCTCGTCGCCGCGATGGCCGCCGACCAGCCGCTGACCTCGCTGTTCGCGCAGCTCACGCCGGGCCGCGCGGACCTCACCGTCGAGCCGCGCTGGACGGGCGCCGCCGCGCCGGTCGCGATGGCCGTCGCGGGGAACGTCACCGGGCCGGCGGGCGTCCCGGCCCAGCAAGCCGGTCCGGCTCGCGCCCCGATGACGCTGTTCACGCTCGGCGACGGCCGCTCACCGGACGGCTGGCAGCGGCACCGGGCGCTCGTCCGGCACCTCGGTCACTGA